A window of the Candida orthopsilosis Co 90-125, chromosome 1 draft sequence genome harbors these coding sequences:
- a CDS encoding Yta12 protein (S. cerevisiae homolog YTA12 has metallopeptidase activity, has role in signal peptide processing, protein complex assembly and localizes to complex), translating into MSLLIARSRKSVTNILRRSIPRSVPVLRRAFHSSPYFLQKNKESDDYEAQLKKVRQKFEKMFKSQDLPATTLPEIQLPIDPFDIRYLDRMSVVYEFMLREFERKCDDFEKSGGIIMLEDNLAEKEVKDIQDSFIKSHPNFSPLTKDEILQTVRIYYVLSNNLEYLDQLKFSNMDVQKLLTAFDKATTETQDLNPSDVAREMNLNSKSVQLWFKIFNTLLSTPFAVDGKRTFALCPNEYQIINDFQKLKQVLKQRHNSNDIFSTFFKQANENNKNQKKGNKKEKGPINIEVEFTPKQIAQAVAVILLVVFFVSYTGGDNGKEITFQDFVANYLSKNMVSKVVVVNNSVAYLELNENGLRQNHTDKLHFSIGSVETFERNLREAQDKYNILPQMRVPVVYTTKGNTTKFLINFLPTVLFLGAIYWMTKKAASSMGGMGPMGFGKSTAKKFNQETDVKTKFKDVAGMAEAKQEVTEFVSFLQNPEKYEKLGAKIPRGAILSGPPGTGKTLLAKATAGEAGVPFYSVSGSEFVEMFVGVGASRVRDLFKTARENAPSIVFVDEIDAIGKQRSKGNATGANDERETTLNQLLVEMDGFDSTDHVVVLAGTNRPDILDRALLRPGRFDRHIHIDNPELQGRKEIFDVHLRKITLEKDVDRDLSGRLAALTPGFSGADIANVCNEAALIAARYNASAVTLRHFELAIERVIGGVEKKSKLLNPEEQRIVAFHEAGHAICGWFLKHAHPLLKVSIIPRGKGTLGYAQYLPPDQYLMSTVQLYDRMIMTLGGRVSEELHFASVTGGAHDDFKKVTNIAQSMVLRFGMSPKIGMVNYYDTRSQDDLTKPFSEETSREIDAEVKRIVQECHDKCKQLLTEKANEVKLVAEELLKKEFITREDMIRLLGKRPFPETNDAFDKYLDGKDAFKNVKPENEKKDNEKEKEERKEDDGEKN; encoded by the coding sequence ATGAGTCTTCTTATAGCACGAAGTAGGAAGAGTGTTACAAACATTCTAAGACGCAGTATACCAAGATCTGTACCTGTGTTGAGAAGAGCTTTTCATTCGTCCCCGTATTTTCTACAGAAGAATAAAGAGTCTGATGACTACGAGGCTCAATTAAAGAAAGTGAGACAGAAGTTTGAGAAAATGTTCAAAAGCCAAGATCTACCGGCTACGACTCTTCCCGAAATACAGCTTCCCATTGATCCCTTTGATATAAGATACCTCGATAGAATGTCAGTTGTTTATGAATTTATGTTGCGAGAATTTGAGAGAAAATGTGACGATTTCGAAAAATCCGGTGGGATTATAATGTTGGAGGACAACTTAGCCGAAAAAGAGGTAAAGGATATCCAGGATTCATTTATTAAACTGCATCCTAATTTTCTGCCATTGACTAAGGATGAGATATTGCAAACGGTTCGTATCTATTATGTTTTGTCAAATAATTTGGAGTACTTGGATCAGTTGAAATTCAGCAATATGGATGTGCAGAAATTATTAACTGCATTTGACAAAGCAACAACTGAAACTCAAGACTTGAACCCTTCAGATGTTGCACGTGAAATGAATCTCAACAGCAAATCCGTGCAACTTtggttcaaaattttcaacacaCTTCTTTCAACACCTTTCGCAGTTGATGGGAAAAGAACATTTGCACTTTGCCCCAATGAgtatcaaatcatcaatgattttcaaaagcttaAACAAGTATTGAAGCAAAGACATAACAGTAATGATATATTCTCTACTTTTTTTAAACAGGcaaatgaaaacaacaagaatcaaaaaaagGGAAACAAAAAGGAGAAAGGACCAATTAACATTGAGGTTGAGTTTACTCCCAAACAAATTGCTCAAGCAGTTGCTGTAATACTActtgttgtattttttgTGTCTTATACCGGTGGTGACAACGGCAAGGAGATTACATTTCAGGACTTTGTTGCCAATTATTTGAGTAAAAACATGGTCTCCAAGGTTGTTGTGGTAAACAATTCTGTTGcatatttggaattgaatgaaaacGGCTTACGTCAAAATCACACTGACAAGTTGCACTTCAGCATAGGTTCGGTGGAAACCTTCGAACGCAATTTGAGGGAAGCACAAGACAAGTACAATATTCTTCCACAAATGAGAGTTCCTGTTGTATACACAACTAAAGGGAACACTACCAAGTTtttgattaattttttgCCAACTGTCTTATTTTTGGGTGCAATTTATTGGATGACAAAAAAGGctgcttcatcaatggGTGGAATGGGACCTATGGGTTTTGGAAAATCCACTGCAAAGAAGTTTAACCAAGAAACGGATGTCAAAACCAAGTTCAAGGATGTTGCAGGTATGGCGGAGGCAAAACAAGAAGTCACCGAGTTTGTGAgctttttgcaaaatccCGAAAAATATGAAAAACTTGGTGCAAAAATCCCTCGCGGTGCTATTCTTTCAGGTCCTCCGGGAACAGGTAAAACATTACTCGCTAAAGCCACAGCTGGTGAAGCTGGTGTTCCGTTTTATTCTGTTTCTGGTTCggaatttgttgaaatgtttGTTGGTGTAGGTGCCTCACGTGTACgtgatttgttcaaaactGCAAGAGAAAATGCTCCATCGattgtgtttgttgatgaaattgatgcaattggTAAGCAAAGATCAAAGGGAAATGCAACAGGCGCCAACGATGAGAGAGAAACTacattgaatcaattatTGGTTGAAATGGACGGATTTGACAGTACTGACcatgttgttgtattggCCGGTACAAATAGACCTGATATCTTAGATAGGGCGTTATTGAGACCTGGAAGATTCGATAGACATATTCATATTGATAATCCAGAATTGcaaggaagaaaagaaatcttTGATGTTCATTTGAGAAAGATcactttggaaaaagacGTTGATCGTGATTTATCAGGTAGGTTAGCAGCTTTGACGCCTGGATTTTCCGGTGCTGACATTGCCAATGTTTGTAATGAAGCTGCTTTGATTGCTGCTAGATACAATGCTAGTGCAGTTACTTTAAGACACTTTGAATTGGCTATCGAAAGAGTCATTGGTGGagttgaaaagaaatcaaagttgttgaacCCAGAGGAACAAAGAATTGTTGCATTTCACGAAGCAGGGCATGCCATTTGTGGATGGTTTTTGAAGCATGCACatccattgttgaaagtatCAATCATTCCTAGAGGAAAAGGTACTTTGGGTTATGCTCAATATTTACCCCCCGATCAATACTTGATGTCAACCGTACAATTATACGACAGGATGATTATGACCCTTGGTGGTAGAGTTTCAGAAGAGTTGCATTTTGCATCAGTGACTGGAGGTGCTCatgatgattttaaaaAGGTTACCAATATTGCCCAGTCAATGGTGTTACGATTTGGAATGTCTCCAAAAATAGGTATGGTTAATTATTATGACACTAGGTCGCAAGACGATTTGACCAAGCCTTTTAGTGAAGAGACCAGTAGAGAAATTGACGCCGAGGTTAAAAGGATTGTACAAGAATGTCATGATAAATGTAAGCAGTTGTTGACGGAAAAGGCAAATGAAGTGAAGTTGGTGGCtgaagaattgttgaagaaagagtTCATCACTAGAGAGGATATGATTAGATTATTGGGTAAAAGGCCATTCCCTGAGACTAATGACGCCTTTGACAAGTATCTTGATGGGAAAGATGCATTTAAGAATGTAAAACCGGagaatgaaaagaaggacaatgagaaggaaaaagaagagagaaAGGAGGATGATGGAGAAAAGAACTAA